One Nerophis ophidion isolate RoL-2023_Sa linkage group LG06, RoL_Noph_v1.0, whole genome shotgun sequence genomic region harbors:
- the dffa gene encoding DNA fragmentation factor subunit alpha isoform X1, with the protein MADKKPCKVCNFSRQKSYGLVVPSLEELKTKGIEFLGFTPSEPVTVVLEDDGTIVEDEAYFLCLPTNTKFMLLHEKETWSPLRRLDGGTAWMARDSVILESDTVDAALAAAPWWDLAMQLKKDLASVILMSEEDLQNLVDVPCPELASALGFRKQKTENLQETLQRVLDRREEERQSKELLQLFLKAVDKEEESQEDPRRPSEGGAEGVDATDGMELDQTPEFVPRTLMVLKGKTSPETRLCTEDLQMVVARGAGVMQQVLGWDKAKTLTLVQACEGELSRRLQQVQAAQSMRGSMPQVDSGEPSSKKKDRKGSSN; encoded by the exons GAATTGAGTTTCTCGGATTCACACCAAGCGAGCCGGTCACAGTGGTTTTAGAAGACGATGGGACAATCGTCGAGGACGAGGCCTACTTTTTGTGTTTACCCACCAACACAAAGTTCATGCTGCTGCATGAAAAGGAGACGTGGTCGCCCCTGCGCAGGC TGGATGGCGGCACAGCGTGGATGGCGAGGGATTCAGTGATTCTAGAGAGCGACACAGTGGATGCCGCACTTGCGGCCGCTCCATGGTGGGACCTCGCCATGCAGCTCAAGAAGGACCTTGCCAGCGTCATCCTCATGTCAGAGGAGGACTTACAG AACTTGGTGGACGTTCCCTGCCCTGAGCTGGCTTCTGCTCTCGGCTTCCGAAAGCAGAAGACAGAGAACCTCCAGGAGACATTGCAGAGGGTTTTGGACCGTCGCGAGGAGGAGAGGCAATCCAAGGAGTTGCTTCAACTCTTCCTCAAAGCAGTGGACAAAGAAGAGGAATCGCAAGAAGATCCTAGGCGGCCCAGCGAGGGAG GAGCTGAAGGTGTGGATGCCACTGATGGGATGGAGTTGGACCAAACACCTGAATTCGTGCCCAGGACTTTAATGGTGCTTAAAGGAAAAACCAGCCCAGAGACCCGACTCTGCACTGAAGATCTTCAG ATGGTGGTGGCCAGAGGTGCTGGGGTCATGCAGCAGGTGCTGGGTTGGGACAAAGCGAAGACGTTGACGCTGGTACAAGCCTGCGAAGGCGAGCTAAGTCGACGTCTTCAGCAGGTTCAGGCCGCGCAGTCCATGAGGGGAAGCATGCCGCAGGTGGACAGCGGGGAGCCGTCCAGCAAGAAGAAGGACAGAAAAGGAAGCAGCAACTAA